AGTATCCGTTTTTGGTATTTTAGTTGCAAAGTTATTAAAAAAACCAATGATTGGTACATATCATACTTTTATTAGTGAGTTAAGTTATATAAGGCAGTTTTTTCCCCACGCTGGTCCTGCAACTCAAAAATTTGCATGGCAATATAGTAACGCCTTTTACAATAGAGCCCACCTAATTACAACACCTTCGGATTTTACAACTAATGAATTAATTAAAAACGGATGCAGACAGAGGGTCATTACTGTATCTAATGGTATTAACCTTTCCTGCTTTGATAATAGTAAAAAAGATGAGATTAAGGCTAAATATAATCCTAATGGTCATATCGTTCTATATGTTGGTAGAGTCTCTATCGAGAAGAATATGATGATTCTATTAGAGTCATATAAAGAGGTTTGTAAAACAGATAAAACAACAAAGTTCTTAATTGTTGGAAATGGCCCATTTTTTCTAGAGAGTAAGGCCTTTGTTAAAGAGGCAAATCTAGAGGATCGAATTATCTTCCTTGGTTCAATACCTAATAATGAGTTAAAAGTCTCTGGTCTTTTTGGTGCATCCCGTCTATTTGTTACAGCATCTAAAACCGAGAACCAGCCTGTAACTGTTCTTGAGGCCAAGGCAAATGGGATTCCATGTATTGGTCCAGACTCTATGGGTATGCCAGGAGTTATAGAGGATAATTATAGTGGTTTTATTGTACCAAAGGATGACTCCAAGGCTATGGCAGAGGTTATTATTAAAATTCTATCAGACGATAGTTTATATGAACAGTTCTCTAAAAACTGTTTAGAATCTGTTAAAACCCATGAACTAGGATTTATATTAGATGAGTGGGAAGAGAGATATAAACATCTAATAGAAAACCCAGTTCGTTTAAAAAAACATAAAAGTTTTAAAAGGGCTAAAGCTAGTTTAAAAGAATAAGCTACTAGTAATATCTATCTCTAAATCTTCCTTCCAGTCAAATGTACCTGAGTCGAAGTCTGAAAGATTTAGGGATATAGAGCCCCTAGCTACAAGGGATTTTAACTTATCCACATAGAGTATAAAGTCTGCTCCTGTACCAATTTTTGGTTTTAGGTAGTCTGTAATACCAAAATCCAGGTGGGGACTAAATATAGCCTCTGCAATATTTTCCAACTTTATAACCCTAATAAAAACGTTGTTATTAGAAAAGATTCCAAATGTACCGTATAAGTCTCCACTAGGGACACCTCTTACATTTCCTCCTAATCCTAATAACTCACTATTAACCGATATAGTGCTTATTAGTTTAGAACCAATTGATATTGGTAGGTCTCCAAAGGTTTTAAAATAGGATCCACTTAAAGAGAACTCTGTAGTTGGTTTTATCTCTTTAGTATGTGTCTGTACAAGGGATATTGAGTTACTAATTCCATAGCTGTAACCGTCCCTAAAGTTCCCTATCCAGTTTACACTGCTTTTCCCTAGGCCATGGCTATATGATAGTGATAATGGAACTTTATACTCATTAATTATAGCGTCACTTGTTATACTGTTTACAGGTTTATGATCGTACTCTGCTATAATAGAGATTTTAGGGGAGTAGTTATACCCCTTAATAAAGTTAAATGTTGAGCTAAGGCTTAATTTAGACTTTAAATAACTCCACTCATAGTCATCCTTGTTACTCCTTTCTAGGGTTTGGTTGTAGGATATATTATAAAATCTATCTAAAATAAGTATCTTATCCACCGATAAACTTGTATCCCAGGTTAGAACCTCTAACTCATTAGTTTCACTATTAAGACCAATATTTACGCCACCTTGAATAAGTGTATTTGTTAAGGTTCCTAAACTATTGTACCAATAGAGTTTCATTGCAACTCTACCACCGGTTTCAGAGTTATACTTAGGGTATCCAAAGGGTATTATACCCCATGCTTCATCTAGATATATACTAATGGTAACGCTATTACCTATTAAACTGTATGTTACATCTGAATCTTCAAATATTCTTAAGTTATCAAGGCTCTGCTTTAATGTTGCAACGTAAATTTCAATCTCTTCTATGGAATTAAAGGTTATATCCTTTGTTATTCCAAGTCTCTTTTCTAAAAAGTATGGTTTAGTAGAACCCTTTATATCATATTTTATATCAGAAATATTATATGATACATTCTCTGCTACTAAAAATGTTATTCCATACAAAAATGTAAGTAAAATAAGTAGTAATTTCTTCATGGAAATAATATATCATATAAACTACTTTAGTCATATATTAATTCTTGATATGATAAATATATGAGTAGTTATGAATTTAATTTTGGACAGTTTAAAACAGCAGTAGGTTTTTACGAACTAGAAAACCTTATACCTGATAGTGGATCACTTTTTATCGCAGATGAAAATACATCCTATTTAATCCCTAAAAAATACTTAGATCGTTGTGTAATTCTACCCCCAGGGGAGGAGTTTAAATCCTGGGAGAGCATAGATAAAATACTTACTAAGGCAGTTGATTTAGAACTAGCTAGGGACGCTAACTTTGTAGGTGTAGGTGGTGGTGTAATATGTGATATGACAGCTTTTGCTGCATCTCTATTTATGCGAGGTTGTTCTGTAACCCTTATTCCCACAACCCTTTTATCCATGGCCGATGCAGCCCTTGGTGGTAAAACTGGAGTTGATTTTAAGGGGTATAAAAATTTAGTTGGTAGTTTTTATCCAGCTAAGGAGTTAAGGATTGCAGTAGACAGTTTAAAAACCCTAAGTAAAAGGGAGTTTTTATCCGGTCTTGCAGAGGTAATTAAGTCTGCTATGATTGGGGATGTAGAACTTTTAGAGTATATAGAAAATAGTAGAGATGATATTTTGGATTTAAAGAAAGAGTCCTTAAACTATATAATTAATAGCTGTATTAAGGTTAAGGGGAGAATTGTAGAGGAAGATCTATATGAGAAATCAGTTAGAGCAAACCTTAATTTAGGGCATACATTTGGTCACGCCCTAGAGAGTGTTACCGGTTTTTCAACATTTAGTCATGGAGAGGGTGTCGTTTGGGGTATAACTAAGGCCATGGATACTTCCCTGGAACTAGGTATTGTTTCTAAGGATTATCATAGTAGGATTCTCAGTTTATTAAAAAGTTATAACTATAGGTTAGAAGCGGATGTTAAAGCTACAGATATTATAGATGCAATGAAACTTGATAAAAAGAAAAAGGGTGGAGTTGTTAAATTTATACTTCAAACAGCCCCGGGAGAGACTCTAATTAGAGAAGTTCCCGAGGATGTTCTATATAGTGTTCTTAAATAGTCTAACTACAGATAAAAAGAGTCTAACTTACTATAAACCCTATTTATAATACTCCAACTATCAGGTTTTACCTGGTTTTTGGAGCTATTAGCCAATGCCGAAATTGCTTCGGTACTCTGGTTTAATGCTGTGTTAAATCTCTTAGTAGACTTAAACCAGTATGTTCCATTGTTATCCGTATTTAGGCTTAAAAAGCCTAACTCGTTTTTACTCTTTTTCTTTTTACTAACAGGAGTTAGATTCATAACATATTTAAGGGATGGTATTAATAACTTCTCAACATCCTCCAGGCTATTTATATGAAAAGTCTCAGATGGAAAATCCATTATTATCTCAGACTCAGGGTTTATTAGTTTTACAGCTTTAAATATTTTATTAACCTTTGCCTCTTTTAGAATTACAAAGTTTTTGAACTTTAACTCACCTCTTAAGTTACCAAGGGATGGAATCTCTTCCCATTTTATACTCTCTACTGCAGGTTTTATATCAAACCAGTTAAACTCCACATACTTATTACCTCTAAACTGTTTTATCGGGAATGTATACTCACCTAAATAGATCTGATTAGTAGTATCTTTCTTAGTTTTATGTGTCTCTCTCTCCCGTTCCCTTTTATTATTAGAGCCCTTCATTATTCCACCAGTAATTAAGTCCAGGTATAAATCCTGGGATATATCCTTAATCCACTGTTTTTTTAAGGGGCTTACACTTCTTGCATACATTCTGCTTGTTTTTACAATTTCTCCTGCTACAATAAAGTCTGGTTTCTCCCTAAAAAGAACGGATCCTGGGTGTATAATTACCTTGTCAGTTGTTGGAGTTCGGTAGATACCTCTACCGGTTTTTGCTCCTATAAACTGTATTAAACCAGCACTTAAACTAATAATATACTCTTTAAAACTAAAGGGTGCATCTAGGGATATTGGTATGCCCATTTCGCTAATAATCGAGCTTAACTGCTCGTGGATATTAACAATTTCGAACATTATCTTCTCATCTAAATAGAATCTTTTACAAAACTTATCCTTTTTTACAGCTTGGTTAAACATTTTAAAAAGTTTTAGATAGGCCGAGAAGTCTCCATTTTCATCTCCAAAGGATGCATGGGCTTCCCTGGCATCTATTTCCTCCCCTGGAGGTAGGGCGTAGGGGCTTCTTGTACTAATAAAACTTGTTGCAATAATTACTTCGTTTAATACATTAGGGTACCTTAAAATTGATTCTACTATCATTCTAGAGTGTCTAGGTAGTAGGGGAAACTGTACCATCATCTCTCCTATACTACTTAGAGAGTTATCACTATTTAATGCTCCAAACTGTTGTAGGGTTTTTACAGCCCCTGTTATACCCTGTTTCCCAGGGGATGATAAAAAGTCAAAGGAGTGGAAATCCCTAATTCCTATCTCTGACATTCTTAAAACAACTTCGGATAGGTCAGTTCTAAAAATCTCTTCTGGTGTATATTTATCCTTTAGTTCATAATCTTTTTTTGAGTAAAATCTATAACAGGTTCCAGGGGCAGTTCTTCCTGCCCTTCCTTTTCTTTGGTCTGCCGAAGCCTTTGATATAGAGTTTTCTATTAAGGACGATGTAAATGTATGGGGGTTGTAGTAATTTAGTTTACTTAAACCAGAGTCTAATACACAGGTAATACCATCAATTGTTACAGATGTTTCTGCAATATTAGTTGATACTACAACCTTTGTTTTAAACAGGGGAGTTTTAACAAAAATCTTCTCCTGCTCTTCCTTACTTAATCTACCATATAGGGGGATTACTAATAGTTTTTTATTAACAATTGAACTCTCAAGGGCTGTTACAGTATCTTTAATAAGTTTTTCCCCGGATAGAAAGATTAAAAAATCTCCATCTCCCTTCTCTTTGTTAATAACATTACGCTCTACTGTCTCTGTTATAGCCCTTATTAGCTCATCTGTATTGTCACTTTTTAGTGGGTGATACATTAGATTTACAGGGTAGGGTTTAGTCTCTATAGAGATTATAGGTGCATTAAAAAAGTAATCAGAAAAACTCTGGGTATTTAAAGTTGCTGATGAAATTATAACTTTAAAATCGGCTCTTTGCCTTAAAATACTCTTTAGTAGACCAAGTACAAAATCAATATTTAGACTTCGTTCATGGGCCTCATCTACAATAATTACACTGTAAGCAGATAAAAGTGGGTCATTTTTTACTTCCTGGAGAAGTATTCCATCTGTCATTATTTTAAGTGCAGTTGTCGGGACTGTTTGGTCGTCAAACCTCATTTTATACCCAACATAACCCGGGATTGTTGTTTTTAGCTGTTTAGCCATATACTCTGAAACAGAGAGTGTTGCTATTCTTCTTGGTTGTGTAATACCAATAACACCGCTTGTTGTATAACCAGCCTCGTTTAATATAAGTGGTAGCTGGGTTGTTTTTCCAGATCCTGTAGGACTCTCTACAATTACAACCTGATTATTTTTAACTGCTTCTAGTATTCTCTCTTTCTCTTTATATACGGGCAATTCTTTTGGATTCATATTATAAGTTTAACACAAAAATGAATCTTTGTCTTTTATCATATTTATATGATCTAATTCTAATTTTAAGACCTTTCTGTTGCAAACTCTTAATTTTGGACAAAGGTTATTAAATAACTTATTATTATAATTATGGATTCTTTAGTGTAAGGTTGGTTACAGATGAAAAAACTTAAAATTGATATAAAACATTTATTATTGTATATACCTTTGCGTTGGTTATTAGTTACACCACTTGTTATTCTATTTATAATTTCCAGTATTAGTATTTTTACTCTTTTTACTGGTGCCTCAAATGATTCTACTAAAGAGAGTGTAAGCCTACTTATGAACCGAATCCAATACGAGTTAAAGTTGGAGTTAGATACCTACCTTGAAGAAGCTTTACATATAAACCGTACAAATAGCCGTTATTTAGAGCTTAATATTGTTGATCCTTATATTCCGGAAGTTCGAGAACCATTTTTCTCTTCAATACTTGATATTTGGGATAGCCCAGTTATGTCTTTTTTTGGGGATCCAAAGGGAGAGTTCTATGGTGCTCGTCGAAACATAGATGGGCTTATAGAAGTAGTCGAAAATAATCAGGATACCAATGGAGCCTCACATTATTTTTCAATCAACGATAGTGGTCGTGCTGAAAAAGTTGCAGCTGAGTATCCTGGATTTGACTGTCGAACCAGACCATGGTATAAAGCAGCCCTTGAGAACAAAACAGCGGTTTTTAGCCCTATTTATAAACACTTTGTTTTCAATGATCTTGCAATAACAGCAAGTCTTCCGATGTACAGGGAAGATGGGGAGATTATAGGTGTTTTTGGTGTAGACTTTTTACTTAATAGAATAAACACATTTTTGAAGGAAAACCGGATAATAGACAATATGGTGATATTTATTGTCGAAAATGATACTGGTCATTTAATAGCAAATTCTGAAAATGTAGCCAACTTTATATCAGAAGATAATAACAAGCTAAGAAGACTCAGACCAGATGAGAGTGGACACACCCAGCTAAAACAAATTTACCTCTCTTTAATGTCAGTAGGAGATAATACTACTGTTCGTAGGGATAGCAACCTTATAGGACACACTAGTTATAAAAAGGAGAACCTTAAGTGGGACTTATACATTTCTATTCCTGAGGAAACTTTCCTCTCTGTTTTTAAACGTATAAGTATAATTTCGATCTTTTATATAATTTTGTTCATTATTTTAACTATTATTATGGCTCTATATCTCTCTAAAACTATTACAGGGCCTATAAGCAATTTATCACTAACAGCAGAATATTTCTCTAATAACCATTTAGACATTCGGGTTCCAATTAAAGGTAATAATGAAGTAACTCGTCTATCTATTTCATTCAAT
Above is a genomic segment from Thiospirochaeta perfilievii containing:
- a CDS encoding glycosyltransferase, yielding MKIAIFTDTFYPQINGVVTSLTDLAKGMTDRGHKVFIVAPEDKGDYTEFQYKDIEVLRLPAINASFYEGFKWSAIMHKPSFKKLKEEDIDIVHFMTPITVSVFGILVAKLLKKPMIGTYHTFISELSYIRQFFPHAGPATQKFAWQYSNAFYNRAHLITTPSDFTTNELIKNGCRQRVITVSNGINLSCFDNSKKDEIKAKYNPNGHIVLYVGRVSIEKNMMILLESYKEVCKTDKTTKFLIVGNGPFFLESKAFVKEANLEDRIIFLGSIPNNELKVSGLFGASRLFVTASKTENQPVTVLEAKANGIPCIGPDSMGMPGVIEDNYSGFIVPKDDSKAMAEVIIKILSDDSLYEQFSKNCLESVKTHELGFILDEWEERYKHLIENPVRLKKHKSFKRAKASLKE
- a CDS encoding 3-dehydroquinate synthase, translated to MSSYEFNFGQFKTAVGFYELENLIPDSGSLFIADENTSYLIPKKYLDRCVILPPGEEFKSWESIDKILTKAVDLELARDANFVGVGGGVICDMTAFAASLFMRGCSVTLIPTTLLSMADAALGGKTGVDFKGYKNLVGSFYPAKELRIAVDSLKTLSKREFLSGLAEVIKSAMIGDVELLEYIENSRDDILDLKKESLNYIINSCIKVKGRIVEEDLYEKSVRANLNLGHTFGHALESVTGFSTFSHGEGVVWGITKAMDTSLELGIVSKDYHSRILSLLKSYNYRLEADVKATDIIDAMKLDKKKKGGVVKFILQTAPGETLIREVPEDVLYSVLK
- a CDS encoding oligonucleotide/oligosaccharide-binding fold domain-containing protein, whose amino-acid sequence is MNPKELPVYKEKERILEAVKNNQVVIVESPTGSGKTTQLPLILNEAGYTTSGVIGITQPRRIATLSVSEYMAKQLKTTIPGYVGYKMRFDDQTVPTTALKIMTDGILLQEVKNDPLLSAYSVIIVDEAHERSLNIDFVLGLLKSILRQRADFKVIISSATLNTQSFSDYFFNAPIISIETKPYPVNLMYHPLKSDNTDELIRAITETVERNVINKEKGDGDFLIFLSGEKLIKDTVTALESSIVNKKLLVIPLYGRLSKEEQEKIFVKTPLFKTKVVVSTNIAETSVTIDGITCVLDSGLSKLNYYNPHTFTSSLIENSISKASADQRKGRAGRTAPGTCYRFYSKKDYELKDKYTPEEIFRTDLSEVVLRMSEIGIRDFHSFDFLSSPGKQGITGAVKTLQQFGALNSDNSLSSIGEMMVQFPLLPRHSRMIVESILRYPNVLNEVIIATSFISTRSPYALPPGEEIDAREAHASFGDENGDFSAYLKLFKMFNQAVKKDKFCKRFYLDEKIMFEIVNIHEQLSSIISEMGIPISLDAPFSFKEYIISLSAGLIQFIGAKTGRGIYRTPTTDKVIIHPGSVLFREKPDFIVAGEIVKTSRMYARSVSPLKKQWIKDISQDLYLDLITGGIMKGSNNKRERERETHKTKKDTTNQIYLGEYTFPIKQFRGNKYVEFNWFDIKPAVESIKWEEIPSLGNLRGELKFKNFVILKEAKVNKIFKAVKLINPESEIIMDFPSETFHINSLEDVEKLLIPSLKYVMNLTPVSKKKKSKNELGFLSLNTDNNGTYWFKSTKRFNTALNQSTEAISALANSSKNQVKPDSWSIINRVYSKLDSFYL
- a CDS encoding cache domain-containing protein — its product is MKKLKIDIKHLLLYIPLRWLLVTPLVILFIISSISIFTLFTGASNDSTKESVSLLMNRIQYELKLELDTYLEEALHINRTNSRYLELNIVDPYIPEVREPFFSSILDIWDSPVMSFFGDPKGEFYGARRNIDGLIEVVENNQDTNGASHYFSINDSGRAEKVAAEYPGFDCRTRPWYKAALENKTAVFSPIYKHFVFNDLAITASLPMYREDGEIIGVFGVDFLLNRINTFLKENRIIDNMVIFIVENDTGHLIANSENVANFISEDNNKLRRLRPDESGHTQLKQIYLSLMSVGDNTTVRRDSNLIGHTSYKKENLKWDLYISIPEETFLSVFKRISIISIFYIILFIILTIIMALYLSKTITGPISNLSLTAEYFSNNHLDIRVPIKGNNEVTRLSISFNTMAEELQDFFENLEKKVSERTIELTDKVQIIEDKNRDLRLALEKINTLEGIIPICSYCKNIRNDEGYWKRVEEYFSDVTEAQFSHSLCPDCVKKYYPDIANKILKEEE